One segment of Panulirus ornatus isolate Po-2019 chromosome 2, ASM3632096v1, whole genome shotgun sequence DNA contains the following:
- the LOC139757944 gene encoding uncharacterized protein, translating to MKTFILFLTVMGVVSAQQLPNTLNQNAGAPAATPVGGAAAGPAPAQPNWGPRAYGPGLNNIYALPPHPLVMQRAIQIANNFDALVRVDVDGDVTLTDKFGQEVDIVDSFGREYDI from the exons atgAAGACTTTC ATCCTTTTCTTGACTGTGATGGGCGTGGTTTCAGCCCAGCAGTTGCCCAACACCCTTAATCAAAATGCTGGAGCTCCAGCGGCCACCCCCGTCGGTGGGGCTGCTGCAGGACCTGCACCAGCCCAGCCAAACTGGGGACCTAGAGCATATGGTCCCGGCCTTAACAACATCTatgctcttcctcctcaccccctcgtCATGCAGAGAGCCATCCAAATCGCCAACAACTTTGACGCTCTTGTG CGTGTCGACGTCGACGGCGATGTGACGTTGACAGACAAGTTCGGTCAGGAGGTGGACATCGTCGACAGTTTCGGTCGTGAATACGATATCTGA